The following DNA comes from Sebastes umbrosus isolate fSebUmb1 chromosome 8, fSebUmb1.pri, whole genome shotgun sequence.
GCTCCCGCGCTAGAGCGCCTGCTGCGCGTCTACATTGACAATTTGAGCGTGCATGTATACTGCCCTAATGGGCCTCCGTTCTTTCCACGcttcctattcattgtctacgtaagcagccgtgcaatgcactctggtagcgtggcggcgcgattcgagagacggggcgcCACGTCGCCCGTTTCTGaattgcataaagttgaggtctcggctactttatgcaaatcaggggcgtccgacgcgactcgccacgctggaaactcccgagaaacttttaaactaaccgttgttggtctaaaatgaagacagattcatcaactgcatgacttatttctcgcttcaaatgttttcagaaacacatttcagtgaactattttcaagtcacgacaagaatttatgactctccatcgtctaatctgacatagtgaccatcgGAACCGTCAGACATATcctgtagtctgatcctggcataAAGGAAAGGGTTAAAAAAGCAtcataggtcccctttaagaacCACGGCAAGAGAAGAAAACATTCATTTAATTGTAAATTTAGTTTAGAAGAGAAGAGACTAATGACCCTGAGACTGGGAGGAGTTAAACTCATTAATATGAGAAGAATAGGAAGCGTGTTCTGAGACcttttgacctgcagcttcccTTTGTTGCGGAGGAAGCGGATGCTGTAGACTCTCTGCATGGCGGCCGGCAGGTAGGACAGCATGTCTGAGTTGGTGGCCAGTCTGGGCAGCCCGAGGGCGGGCAGCGGCGTGAGGCCGCGGCACAGCGGGCACTGGATGGCGTTGGGCTCGGCTGACTTGACGTTGATGCGCGCCAGGCACTCCAGGCAGAACGTGTGCTTGCACTGAAGCATCTTGGGACAGCGGAAGACGTTGTTGAACTGGCTGAAGCAGATGGAGCACTCCAGGTCCGGGCAGGAGTCCTCGGAGCACTGGGACACCAGAGGGGACGGGCCGAGGTCCGGGGACGGGATGATGACGGAGACCTGGCAGGAGGGGGGTGTGGCGGGGTCGGGGTAAGGGTTCGGTGTGGGAGACGAGGCTGGAACCAGGATGGACCTGGATCTGAAGATGAAGCCTGGATCTGAGGCTGTAAGCGGCGATGCGGACCGGTCCGAGTACGGTGACGGGCCCTGGTTCTGACCTCCATCGCGGTCTGGGGAGGCCTGATAGTGAGGGAAGTTATGGCTCAGAACCGTCACGGAGCTGTGACCCGTCTGGATGACTGGAGGAGACGATAAGTTGGCTGACAGAGATGCATTATGGGAACTATCATGAAGATCAGGAAAAGAATGTGGAGGTGGACTTGTGTCTCTGTAGGGATTCATGActggatggaggaggaagatgagtgAAGCTCCGAGGAGATGAAGAGGTGGAAGATGTTGAACTTTTAGCTGTCAGCAGACATGGAGGATGATGAAGAAATGATGAAGATGCTCCTGGTACAGCCTCAGTCCTCAGATCACAACTCGGTCTAtagatgaaaagaaaacatgaatacaCTACAAACCAACAGGATTAACTCTTTGGTTGGGCTTTAAATTACTACATTTGtgcaagggctgtcaatcgattaaaatattgaatcacacgttttttatctgttctaaatgaaccttaaagggagattagtcaagtatttaatcctcttatcaacatgggagtggaaaaatatgctgctttatgtaaatgtatgtatatatttattattgtaaatcaatgaacaacacaaatcaataacagatattgatccagaaaccctcacaggtactgcatttagcataaaacaatatgctccaatcataacatggtaaactgcagcccaacagacaacaacagctgtcagtgtgtcagtgtgctgacttgactatgacttgccccaaactgcatgtgattatcataaagtgggcatgtctgtaaaggggagactcgtgggtacccatagaacccatttacattcactgatctggaggtcagaggtcaagggactcctttgaaaaaggacatgacagtttttcctcaacaacatTTAGAgtaaagtttggagcgttatttaacctccttcatgaccagctagtatgacatggttggtaccgatggattcatcaggtttacatgataccagtatctttgaCCTaaagatcagtgaatgtaaatgggttctatgggtacgcacgagtctcccctttacagacatgcccactttatgatcatcacatgcagtttttttgcatgcagtataaatgtgttctttttttaaatggtgtatttctggtgtgttctttatactatgacagttttcctaaaatgaaataaaaaaacaaaccgtaatacatcaccttgcttacagtatcacaatgtATTGAATCATTTCCCCTGTATCATGTTACGTATCGTATCTCCAGATCTCTCAGTTACAAGGAAATTAAATCTGAATGCTGCGGCACACAATGATATTTGAGACGTTTATCAGCCAGTCAACACTTTTTTGTCTATTTCCTGTTTTAACAGGACAATGCCCCTCCTGTGCACGAAACAGCTCCATAAAGACTGGTCTGCACTGGTCCGACAtcaaccctgaaccctgaaccccgAACCCCGAACCCCGTCCATAGTGAGAATAACATCTGTTCAAGCTTAAACCACCACCAACACAGGAGGAACTAACTAACTGTCATCACACAGACTGATTCAGAGAAAACCGCTCTAACAACGTCCACTTCCTGcacaagtatttaattaattcTATTCTTCTCTCAGCGTTGGGAACTCTTAACTTCCTGTTATAAAAAAGTACAACAGCTTTTCAGGTCAAACATTAAACTCCAATCTCAAGTGGATCTAAACATTGACATCATCATTAGACAGCGTCTTTGACCGTCACAGTTAGACTCTAACTGTGCAGGTTACATCAAAAGTGTGCGTCTTTTAAGAACTTGAGGTATTTACTGTACGTGAAATAAAAGGGCACACATGTAGTAAAATCTAATATTGTAGATGTTTCACAATTCAAGAGGATCTCAAGGTAAATTCAGCTACAACAAATCAACTCTTTATGTCGACAAAAAGGCAATCGAATGGAAATGTACACACTGCAACTGCTTCCTTCCTTGATTCTGCCCAACACGGTGTATCACGCAAAGATAACTGGCAGTTTTACCAAAATAAATGTTGCTTGTTGCAGGATATTAAAATCAAACCAGTTCCACCTAAACCTCCAAACCTGCCAGACCCACCACGAGCTCTTAACCTCATGTAGTTCTGTCAATAAGATCATTTTAAAATTCAAGCAGACACCAAACTTACCGGGCGGAAATGTATAAAATCATGCacaatacatatttatatttaaaataaacccAAAGACAGAAAGTACTTACTGTACCTCCACAGTTATGGAGACCTGCAGTCGCTTCCAACGCTTCAGCTAAACTGACTGTTTGTGTGTAGAAGTTTAGGTAAAACTGGTCTGTGCCCGAGTGAGCAACAACTGGATTCATGTTCCTGTCTAACTGGCGTCAGCTGGATAGATGTGTGCATTGTccgttttatttaaaaagggaaataacATGCAAAACAAGCTGGCCTTCATGCTCCGACGCTGAAGAGCACCCAGCAGGGATCACCAGAAACATACAGACATCAGCTCTACTGCAATCTTTGAAATAAAATACCAGAGTTAAATCAACCTCTCTCACAACATCTTCATCTTCACAGCGGATTGCAGAGCTGTTTAATTAGATAATCATGATATACATCTACTCTCTGTGTGGCTTTTGGACTGTAAACTGTGGAAAATTGCCAGTAAATTGGGTCAGAACTGGCATAGATTGAAACATAATCTAGTTTGCACAGCCAAGCTGAGATATCGGTCAAAACTTAGCATGATTACATTGGATCTGATTCAGAATTTACAGTTATTAACT
Coding sequences within:
- the LOC119492983 gene encoding RING finger protein 208, which encodes MNPYRDTSPPPHSFPDLHDSSHNASLSANLSSPPVIQTGHSSVTVLSHNFPHYQASPDRDGGQNQGPSPYSDRSASPLTASDPGFIFRSRSILVPASSPTPNPYPDPATPPSCQVSVIIPSPDLGPSPLVSQCSEDSCPDLECSICFSQFNNVFRCPKMLQCKHTFCLECLARINVKSAEPNAIQCPLCRGLTPLPALGLPRLATNSDMLSYLPAAMQRVYSIRFLRNKGKLQVKRSSEGHRRWGQRSITSVNRRSLDVGLPSPPAGGRGEAGGVVGAMFRLTGRPGCRAFLLTSVVMMMVLLTGIIIYLLTFNTDDS